In Afipia sp. GAS231, a single window of DNA contains:
- a CDS encoding AraC family transcriptional regulator, with translation MSDIGPPLAFELTRRGASQRMAGLIQGMTGYRETARGQFSQREAAPLTVPLIISLGTPFLIALGREPAAADRQTSFAAGLYAGPVHIVSDGAAECVQVDFTPLGAYRFFGGAVVDLAERMVDIDDVLGRDGRQLRERLGATPDWQRRFDLLEDFIADRCTYRPSAEIAFAWRRLAHSAGGARIAALAGEIGWSRKHLVDRFRSELGLAPKSVARMMRFHQACRLARTETAHGWAGIAAECGYADQAHLAREFAAMAGESPTAWARRLALTDSRLTLPNEALADW, from the coding sequence ATGTCCGACATCGGACCACCTCTTGCGTTCGAACTGACCCGCCGGGGCGCGTCGCAACGCATGGCCGGGCTGATCCAGGGCATGACCGGCTACCGCGAGACCGCGCGCGGCCAGTTCTCCCAACGCGAAGCCGCGCCGCTGACGGTTCCCCTGATCATCAGCCTCGGCACGCCGTTTCTGATCGCGCTCGGGCGCGAGCCCGCTGCGGCCGACCGCCAGACAAGTTTTGCCGCGGGGCTCTATGCCGGGCCGGTTCACATCGTATCGGACGGCGCCGCCGAATGCGTGCAGGTGGATTTCACGCCGCTCGGCGCCTATCGCTTCTTCGGCGGCGCCGTTGTCGATCTCGCCGAGCGCATGGTCGACATCGACGACGTGCTCGGCCGCGACGGCCGCCAGTTGCGCGAGCGGCTCGGCGCCACGCCGGACTGGCAGCGCCGTTTCGATCTGCTCGAAGACTTCATCGCGGACCGCTGCACCTATCGGCCGTCAGCCGAAATTGCCTTCGCGTGGCGACGGCTGGCACACAGCGCCGGCGGCGCGCGGATCGCTGCGCTGGCCGGGGAAATCGGCTGGAGCCGCAAGCACCTCGTCGATCGCTTTCGATCGGAGCTCGGCCTCGCGCCCAAATCCGTGGCTCGCATGATGCGCTTCCACCAGGCCTGCCGGCTGGCGCGCACCGAGACGGCGCACGGCTGGGCCGGGATTGCCGCCGAGTGCGGCTATGCCGACCAGGCCCATCTCGCCCGCGAATTCGCGGCCATGGCGGGCGAGTCACCGACGGCCTGGGCACGGCGTCTGGCATTGACCGACAGCCGGCTGACACTCCCGAACGAAGCCTTGGCCGACTGGTAA
- the pncA gene encoding bifunctional nicotinamidase/pyrazinamidase: MFDRSFDRRQVLTGIVAGTAAMTTLFPDVAEAAAMKPDDASALLVIDVQNCFLPGGSLAVKDGEQVVPVINRIAKGFANVVMTQDWHTPGHISFASSHSGKKPFETVDLPYGKQVLWPDHCVQGTDGAALSKDLAIPQAGLVIRKGFHKDVDSYSAFTEADGKTTTGLAAYLKARKVKRLFVAGLATDFCVAWTALDARKAGFETYVVEDACRGIDNQGSMAKAWADMAKAGVKRIQSSDIAV; encoded by the coding sequence ATGTTCGACCGCAGCTTCGATCGCCGGCAAGTTCTCACGGGCATCGTTGCCGGCACGGCGGCGATGACGACCCTTTTCCCCGACGTGGCGGAGGCGGCTGCAATGAAACCTGATGACGCATCGGCGCTGTTGGTGATCGACGTGCAAAACTGTTTCCTGCCCGGCGGCAGCCTCGCGGTGAAGGACGGCGAGCAGGTCGTGCCCGTCATCAACCGCATCGCCAAGGGCTTTGCCAATGTGGTGATGACGCAGGACTGGCACACCCCGGGCCATATCTCGTTCGCCTCATCGCATTCAGGCAAGAAGCCGTTCGAAACCGTCGATCTCCCCTACGGCAAACAGGTGCTGTGGCCCGATCACTGCGTGCAGGGAACCGACGGCGCGGCGCTGTCGAAGGATCTCGCGATCCCGCAAGCCGGGCTCGTCATCCGCAAAGGTTTCCACAAGGATGTCGACAGCTATTCGGCCTTCACCGAAGCCGACGGCAAGACCACGACGGGCCTCGCCGCTTATCTCAAGGCGCGCAAGGTGAAGCGGCTGTTCGTGGCGGGCCTCGCGACAGATTTTTGCGTGGCATGGACCGCGCTCGATGCGCGCAAGGCCGGCTTCGAAACCTATGTGGTCGAAGACGCCTGCCGCGGCATCGACAACCAGGGCTCGATGGCCAAAGCCTGGGCCGATATGGCCAAGGCGGGGGTGAAGCGGATCCAGTCGAGCGATATTGCTGTTTAG
- the hemW gene encoding radical SAM family heme chaperone HemW, whose amino-acid sequence MTDGKHPHPNPPPQAGEGNKQAFGVYVHWPFCLSKCPYCDFNSHVRHAPIDEARFASAFAREIETTAARIPGRQVSSIFLGGGTPSLMQPHTVGAVLDAIGKHWQVADDVEVTLEANPTSVEATRFRGYRAAGVNRVSLGVQALDDASLKALGRLHTAREALDAVAIARTAFDRYSFDLIYARPDQTPDMWADELKLAISEAAEHLSLYQLTIEEGTPFFGLHAAGKLKTPDEAVARALYDVTQDVCAAHGLPSYEISNHARPGAECKHNLVYWRGEEYAGVGPGAHGRLDINGTRHAVATEKRPEAWLMRVEANGHGVTTDDLLNSEERADEFLLMGLRLAEGIDPKRYAALSGRTLDPARIAILRDEGAITVDADGRLRVTQSGFPVLDAVVADLAA is encoded by the coding sequence TTGACTGACGGCAAGCACCCCCACCCTAACCCTCCCCCGCAAGCGGGAGAGGGAAACAAGCAAGCGTTCGGCGTTTACGTGCACTGGCCGTTCTGCCTGTCGAAATGCCCGTATTGCGATTTCAACAGCCACGTCCGCCACGCACCGATCGACGAAGCGCGCTTTGCGAGCGCCTTTGCGCGCGAGATCGAGACCACGGCCGCGCGCATTCCGGGGCGGCAGGTGTCCTCGATCTTCCTCGGCGGCGGCACGCCGTCGCTGATGCAGCCGCACACCGTGGGCGCGGTTCTCGATGCGATCGGCAAGCACTGGCAGGTCGCCGATGACGTCGAGGTGACGCTGGAAGCCAATCCGACCAGCGTCGAAGCGACGCGCTTCCGCGGCTATCGCGCCGCCGGCGTCAACCGCGTTTCGCTCGGCGTGCAGGCACTCGACGACGCCTCGTTGAAGGCGCTGGGCCGGCTGCACACCGCGCGCGAGGCGCTGGATGCGGTCGCGATCGCGCGCACCGCGTTCGACCGCTACTCGTTCGACCTGATCTACGCCCGCCCCGACCAGACCCCTGACATGTGGGCCGACGAATTGAAGCTGGCGATTTCGGAAGCCGCCGAACATCTGTCGCTCTACCAGCTCACGATCGAGGAAGGCACGCCGTTCTTCGGCCTGCATGCCGCCGGCAAACTGAAGACGCCGGACGAAGCGGTCGCGCGCGCGCTGTACGACGTGACGCAGGACGTCTGCGCCGCGCACGGCCTGCCGTCGTACGAGATTTCCAACCACGCGCGGCCAGGCGCGGAGTGCAAGCACAATCTGGTCTATTGGCGCGGCGAGGAATATGCCGGCGTCGGCCCTGGCGCCCATGGCCGCTTGGACATTAACGGCACCAGGCACGCGGTCGCGACCGAAAAACGTCCCGAGGCGTGGCTGATGCGCGTCGAGGCCAACGGTCACGGCGTCACGACAGACGATCTCCTCAACAGCGAGGAACGTGCCGACGAATTCCTGCTGATGGGATTGCGGCTCGCCGAAGGCATCGATCCCAAGCGCTACGCGGCGCTGTCCGGTCGTACGCTCGATCCCGCCCGCATCGCCATCCTGCGCGACGAAGGCGCCATCACCGTCGACGCCGACGGAAGGCTGCGCGTGACGCAGTCGGGGTTCCCGGTGCTGGATGCGGTGGTCGCGGATTTAGCGGCGTAA
- the rph gene encoding ribonuclease PH — MRPSRRAPDQLRPVSLERGVVKYAEGSCMVKFGDTHVLVTATLEERLPPWLKGQGRGWVTAEYGMLPRATLERTRREAAAGKQGGRTVEIQRLIGRSLRAAVDLEALGERQITVDCDVIQADGGTRTASITGAWVALADCIAWMKNRNMIKANNVLRDNVAAISCGIYKGTPVLDLDYAEDSEADTDANFVMTGDGRIIEVQGTAEKTPFSQDEFLALMELARKGVARLVDLQKLAVA, encoded by the coding sequence ATGCGGCCAAGCCGCCGTGCGCCCGATCAGCTGCGTCCCGTGTCGCTGGAACGCGGCGTGGTCAAATACGCCGAAGGTTCCTGCATGGTGAAGTTCGGCGACACCCATGTGCTGGTCACCGCGACGCTGGAAGAACGGCTGCCGCCCTGGCTGAAGGGTCAGGGCCGCGGCTGGGTCACGGCCGAATACGGCATGCTGCCGCGCGCCACGCTGGAACGCACCCGCCGCGAGGCCGCCGCCGGCAAGCAAGGCGGCCGTACCGTCGAAATCCAGCGCCTGATCGGCCGCTCGCTGCGCGCCGCCGTCGATCTCGAAGCGCTCGGCGAGCGCCAGATCACGGTCGATTGCGACGTCATCCAGGCCGATGGCGGCACGCGAACCGCCTCGATCACCGGCGCCTGGGTGGCGCTGGCCGATTGCATCGCCTGGATGAAGAACCGCAACATGATCAAGGCCAACAACGTGCTGCGCGACAATGTCGCGGCGATCTCCTGCGGCATCTACAAGGGCACCCCGGTGCTCGATCTCGACTATGCCGAGGACTCCGAGGCCGACACCGACGCCAATTTCGTCATGACCGGCGACGGCCGCATCATCGAGGTACAGGGTACCGCCGAGAAGACGCCGTTTTCGCAGGACGAGTTCCTGGCGCTGATGGAACTGGCGCGCAAGGGTGTCGCGCGTCTGGTGGACTTGCAGAAACTGGCCGTCGCGTAG
- the hrcA gene encoding heat-inducible transcriptional repressor HrcA yields MAHHDPIGLIAPNAGLAQLNERSRDIFRQIVESYLTTGEPVGSRNISRLIAVPLSPASVRNVMSDLEALGLIYAPHTSAGRLPTELGLRFFVDALMQVGDLTEAERSSIQTQLAAVGRAQSVEAALGEALTRLSGLTRAAAVVLTAKSNSRLKHIEFVRLEPERALVVLVGEDGQVENRVLVLPPGVPSSALTEATNFLNSRIRGRTLAEARLELETALTQSRTELDQLTQKVISAGIASWSGGETEDRQLIVRGHANLLEDLHALEDLERVKSLFDDLETKRGVIDLLGRAERAEGVRIFIGSENKLFSLSGSSTIIAPYSDASGRIVGVLGVIGPTRLNYARVIPTVDYAARIVSRMLGG; encoded by the coding sequence TTGGCCCACCACGATCCGATTGGCCTGATTGCGCCGAATGCGGGGCTCGCCCAGCTCAACGAGCGCTCGCGCGACATTTTTCGTCAAATCGTCGAGAGTTACCTCACGACCGGCGAACCCGTCGGCTCGCGCAATATCTCGCGCCTGATCGCGGTGCCGCTGTCGCCGGCCTCGGTCCGCAACGTGATGTCCGACCTCGAAGCGCTCGGCCTGATCTATGCGCCGCATACCTCGGCCGGCCGGCTGCCGACCGAACTCGGCCTGCGCTTCTTCGTCGACGCCCTGATGCAGGTCGGCGATCTCACCGAAGCCGAACGCTCGTCGATCCAGACCCAGTTGGCCGCCGTCGGCCGCGCCCAGTCGGTCGAGGCCGCCTTGGGCGAAGCCCTGACGCGGCTGTCGGGACTGACCCGGGCGGCCGCGGTGGTGCTGACCGCCAAATCCAATTCGCGGCTCAAACACATCGAATTCGTCCGGCTGGAGCCGGAGCGCGCACTGGTGGTGCTGGTCGGCGAGGACGGCCAGGTCGAAAACCGCGTCCTGGTGCTGCCGCCCGGCGTTCCCTCTTCGGCGCTGACCGAGGCCACCAATTTCCTCAATTCGCGGATTCGCGGGCGAACGCTCGCCGAAGCCCGGCTGGAGCTCGAAACCGCGCTGACGCAGAGCCGCACCGAACTCGATCAACTGACGCAGAAGGTGATTTCGGCCGGCATCGCCAGCTGGTCCGGCGGCGAAACCGAGGACCGGCAGTTGATCGTGCGTGGCCACGCCAATCTGCTGGAAGACCTGCATGCGCTGGAAGATCTCGAGCGGGTCAAATCGCTGTTCGACGATCTCGAGACCAAGCGCGGCGTCATTGATCTGCTGGGCCGGGCGGAACGCGCCGAAGGCGTTAGAATCTTCATCGGATCGGAGAACAAACTGTTCTCGCTGTCCGGTTCCTCCACCATCATCGCGCCCTATAGCGACGCCTCGGGCCGTATCGTCGGCGTTCTCGGCGTGATCGGGCCGACCCGGCTCAACTATGCCCGCGTCATCCCGACCGTGGACTATGCGGCCCGGATCGTCAGCCGGATGCTGGGCGGCTGA
- the hisC gene encoding histidinol-phosphate transaminase, with protein MSRFWSHLTHGLTPYVPGEQPRMTELVKLNTNENPIGPSPRALDAIRGEATDALRLYPDPQAQALRTALATYHKVKPEQVFVGNGSDEVLAHAFAALLKHDAPLLFPDITYSFYPVYCRLFGIAYEAVPLDAKMQIRIADYRQPAGALIVPNPNAPTGIALSRAEIATLLEQHPDAPVVIDEAYVDFGAETAIPLVASHPNLLVIQTMSKSRALAGLRVGYAIGDVDLIEALNRVKDSFNSYPLGRPAQAGAIASLGDEAWFQTARARVIEGRERLNRGLARLGFDVLPSSANFVFARHPAHAGAALAAALRQRAVIVRHFSAPRIADYLRITVGTDGQIDRLLSALSEILGREPAAA; from the coding sequence ATGAGCCGCTTCTGGAGCCATTTGACGCACGGCCTGACGCCCTACGTGCCGGGCGAACAGCCGCGCATGACGGAGCTGGTCAAGCTCAACACCAATGAGAATCCGATCGGCCCGTCGCCGCGCGCGCTGGACGCGATCCGGGGCGAGGCCACCGATGCGTTGCGGCTGTATCCGGACCCGCAGGCCCAGGCGCTGCGAACGGCGCTGGCCACATACCACAAGGTGAAACCCGAACAGGTGTTTGTCGGCAACGGCTCGGACGAAGTGCTGGCGCACGCTTTTGCAGCCCTGCTGAAGCACGACGCGCCGCTATTGTTCCCTGACATCACCTACAGTTTTTACCCGGTCTATTGCCGTCTGTTCGGGATCGCCTACGAGGCGGTGCCGCTCGATGCGAAGATGCAGATCCGCATTGCCGATTATCGCCAGCCCGCGGGTGCGCTGATCGTGCCCAATCCGAATGCGCCGACAGGGATCGCGTTGTCGCGCGCCGAAATCGCAACGTTGCTGGAGCAACATCCCGATGCCCCGGTGGTGATCGACGAGGCCTATGTCGATTTCGGCGCCGAGACCGCGATACCGCTGGTCGCCTCTCACCCCAATCTTCTGGTCATTCAGACCATGTCGAAATCCCGTGCGCTGGCCGGACTTCGCGTCGGCTATGCGATCGGCGATGTCGATCTGATCGAGGCGCTCAACCGCGTCAAGGACAGCTTCAACTCCTATCCGCTGGGCCGGCCGGCGCAGGCCGGCGCCATCGCCTCGCTCGGAGACGAGGCCTGGTTTCAAACGGCCCGCGCACGCGTCATCGAGGGCCGGGAGCGGCTCAATCGTGGACTGGCCCGGCTCGGCTTCGACGTGTTGCCGTCCTCCGCCAACTTCGTGTTCGCTCGTCACCCGGCGCATGCGGGCGCGGCGCTGGCCGCAGCGCTGCGGCAACGGGCGGTGATCGTCCGGCATTTTTCGGCGCCGCGTATCGCCGACTATCTGCGCATTACCGTCGGCACCGACGGGCAGATCGACCGGCTGTTGTCGGCGCTGTCGGAGATCCTCGGCCGCGAGCCGGCCGCGGCCTGA
- the rdgB gene encoding RdgB/HAM1 family non-canonical purine NTP pyrophosphatase: protein MHRRITGRLVIATHNPGKLAEMRELLSPHGVEAISAGDLGLGEPEETGETFRANAAIKAIAAAKASGLPSFADDSGLVVEALDGAPGIYSARWAGETKDFTAAMTRIERLLQERGATTPDQRKAHFVSALCVAWPDDHLEEVEARADGTLVWPPRGTAGFGYDPAFQPDGHTRTFGEMSSIEKHGLPPLGLGLSHRARAFVKLAEICLD from the coding sequence ATGCACCGTCGAATCACCGGCAGGCTCGTGATCGCAACCCATAATCCCGGCAAGCTTGCCGAGATGCGGGAATTGCTGTCGCCGCATGGGGTCGAGGCGATTTCGGCGGGCGATCTCGGGCTCGGCGAGCCCGAAGAGACCGGCGAAACGTTTCGCGCCAACGCCGCGATCAAGGCGATTGCGGCGGCGAAGGCCTCGGGGCTTCCGTCCTTTGCCGACGACTCCGGCCTCGTGGTCGAGGCGCTGGATGGCGCGCCCGGGATCTACTCGGCGCGCTGGGCCGGCGAGACCAAGGATTTCACCGCGGCGATGACGCGGATCGAACGGCTGTTGCAGGAGCGCGGGGCGACGACACCGGACCAGCGCAAGGCGCATTTCGTCTCGGCGCTGTGCGTGGCCTGGCCCGACGATCATCTCGAAGAGGTCGAGGCGCGCGCCGACGGAACTTTGGTGTGGCCGCCGCGCGGCACTGCCGGCTTCGGCTACGATCCGGCGTTTCAGCCCGACGGACATACGCGCACCTTCGGCGAGATGAGCTCGATCGAGAAGCACGGATTGCCACCTTTAGGTTTGGGCCTGTCGCACCGCGCCCGCGCTTTCGTCAAACTGGCGGAGATCTGCCTTGACTGA
- the grpE gene encoding nucleotide exchange factor GrpE has protein sequence MTDPNRPNDDAAKAAPTGEPVVSKPYIMPDDPEEGSVEALTKELADARDKTLRTLAEMENLRQRTRREVADSKTYGITGFARDILDIADNLQRALDAIPVEAKETADPGIKAFIEGVELTERSLLNTLEKNGVKKFDPSGQKFDPNFQQAMYEVPDASVPSGTVVQVVQAGFMIGERVLRPALVGVSKGGAKAASATDAAS, from the coding sequence ATGACCGATCCGAACCGGCCGAATGACGACGCGGCGAAAGCGGCCCCGACCGGCGAGCCCGTCGTCTCGAAGCCCTACATCATGCCCGACGATCCCGAGGAAGGGTCGGTCGAGGCCTTGACCAAGGAACTGGCTGATGCGCGCGACAAGACGCTGCGCACGCTGGCGGAGATGGAAAACCTGCGCCAGCGCACCCGGCGCGAGGTCGCCGATTCCAAAACCTACGGCATCACCGGTTTCGCGCGCGACATTCTCGATATCGCCGACAATCTGCAGCGCGCGCTCGATGCGATCCCGGTCGAGGCCAAGGAGACTGCCGATCCCGGCATCAAGGCCTTCATCGAAGGCGTCGAACTGACCGAACGCTCGCTGCTCAACACGCTGGAAAAGAACGGCGTCAAGAAGTTCGATCCGTCGGGCCAGAAGTTCGATCCGAACTTCCAGCAGGCGATGTACGAAGTGCCCGATGCCTCGGTTCCGTCAGGGACGGTGGTTCAAGTCGTGCAGGCCGGCTTCATGATCGGCGAGCGCGTGCTGCGCCCGGCGCTGGTCGGCGTGTCTAAAGGCGGCGCCAAGGCGGCGTCGGCTACCGACGCCGCGAGCTGA
- the dnaK gene encoding molecular chaperone DnaK produces the protein MGKVIGIDLGTTNSCVAVMDGKTAKVIENAEGMRTTPSIVAFSDDGERLVGQPAKRQAVTNPERTFFAVKRLVGRRYDDPMVEKDKKLVPYKIVKASNGDAWVEADSKTYSPSQVSAFILQKMKETAEAHLGQKVEQAVITVPAYFNDAQRQATKDAGKIAGLEVLRIINEPTAAALAYGLDKSKTGTIAVYDLGGGTFDVSVLEIGDGVFEVKSTNGDTFLGGEDFDMRLVSYLADEFQKEQGINLRNDKLALQRLKEAAEKAKIELSSTTQTEINLPFITADQTGPKHLTMKLTRSKFEALVDDLVQKTIEPCRKALKDAGLTAAEIGEVVLVGGMTRMPKVQEVVKQLFGKEPHKGVNPDEVVAIGAAIQAGVLQGDVKDVLLLDVTPLSLGIETLGGVFTRIIDRNTTIPTKKSQVFSTAEDNQNAVTIRVFQGEREMAADNKVLGQFDLMGIPPSPRGMPQIEVTFDIDANGIVNVSAKDKATGKEQQIRIQASGGLSDADIQKMVKDAEANAAEDKKRREAVDAKNHADALVHSTEKALAEHGSKVEDAERRAIEDAVSDLKEALKGDDAEAIKTKTNTLAQASMKLGEAMYKQQAEADAAKDAAKDDVVDAEFTEVDDDKDDKHNKKSA, from the coding sequence ATGGGAAAGGTCATTGGGATCGATCTCGGCACCACCAATTCGTGCGTCGCCGTAATGGATGGCAAGACTGCGAAAGTCATCGAGAACGCCGAGGGCATGCGCACCACGCCGTCGATCGTCGCTTTCAGCGATGATGGCGAGCGCCTCGTCGGCCAGCCGGCCAAGCGCCAGGCGGTGACCAATCCCGAGCGCACCTTCTTCGCAGTGAAGCGCCTCGTCGGCCGCCGCTACGACGACCCGATGGTCGAGAAGGACAAGAAGCTCGTCCCCTACAAGATCGTCAAGGCATCGAACGGCGACGCCTGGGTCGAAGCCGACAGCAAAACCTATTCGCCTTCGCAGGTCTCCGCTTTCATCCTGCAGAAGATGAAAGAGACCGCAGAAGCTCATCTCGGCCAGAAGGTCGAGCAGGCCGTCATCACGGTTCCCGCCTACTTCAACGACGCCCAGCGCCAGGCCACCAAGGACGCCGGCAAGATCGCTGGCCTCGAAGTGCTGCGCATCATCAACGAGCCGACTGCGGCTGCGCTGGCTTACGGCCTCGACAAGTCGAAGACCGGCACCATCGCGGTGTACGATCTCGGCGGCGGCACCTTCGACGTTTCGGTTCTGGAAATCGGCGACGGCGTGTTCGAGGTGAAGTCCACCAACGGCGACACGTTCCTGGGTGGTGAAGACTTCGACATGCGGCTCGTCAGCTATCTGGCCGATGAGTTCCAGAAGGAGCAGGGCATCAACCTGCGCAACGACAAGCTTGCGTTGCAGCGCCTGAAAGAGGCCGCGGAAAAGGCCAAGATCGAACTGTCCTCGACCACGCAGACCGAAATCAATCTGCCGTTCATCACGGCCGACCAGACCGGTCCGAAGCATCTGACGATGAAGCTGACGCGCTCGAAGTTCGAGGCGCTGGTCGACGATCTCGTCCAGAAGACCATCGAGCCGTGCCGCAAGGCGCTGAAGGATGCAGGCCTCACCGCCGCTGAAATCGGCGAAGTGGTGCTGGTCGGCGGCATGACCCGCATGCCGAAGGTGCAGGAAGTGGTGAAGCAGTTGTTCGGCAAGGAGCCGCACAAGGGCGTCAACCCGGACGAAGTCGTCGCCATCGGTGCGGCGATCCAGGCCGGCGTGCTGCAAGGCGACGTCAAGGACGTGCTGCTGCTCGACGTGACCCCGCTCTCGCTCGGCATCGAAACGCTGGGCGGCGTGTTCACCCGCATCATCGACCGCAACACCACGATCCCGACCAAGAAGAGCCAGGTGTTCTCGACCGCCGAGGACAACCAGAACGCCGTCACCATCCGCGTCTTCCAGGGCGAGCGCGAAATGGCGGCCGACAACAAGGTGCTCGGCCAGTTCGACCTGATGGGCATTCCGCCGTCGCCGCGCGGCATGCCGCAGATCGAGGTGACGTTCGACATCGACGCCAACGGCATCGTCAACGTCTCGGCCAAGGACAAGGCGACCGGCAAGGAACAGCAGATCCGGATTCAGGCGTCCGGCGGTCTGTCCGACGCCGACATCCAGAAGATGGTCAAGGACGCCGAGGCCAATGCGGCCGAGGACAAGAAGCGCCGCGAGGCTGTTGACGCCAAGAACCATGCCGACGCGCTGGTGCACTCCACCGAGAAGGCGCTGGCCGAACACGGTTCGAAGGTCGAGGACGCCGAGCGTCGCGCCATCGAGGACGCCGTCAGCGATCTGAAGGAAGCGCTGAAGGGCGACGATGCCGAGGCCATCAAGACCAAGACCAACACGCTGGCGCAGGCTTCGATGAAGCTCGGCGAGGCCATGTACAAGCAGCAGGCCGAAGCCGACGCGGCCAAGGACGCCGCCAAGGATGACGTGGTCGACGCGGAGTTCACCGAGGTCGACGACGACAAGGACGACAAGCACAACAAGAAGTCGGCGTAA
- the dnaJ gene encoding molecular chaperone DnaJ — protein sequence MSTTKRCYYETLEVERTADDSKLKAAFRKLAMKWHPDKNPGDASSEVKFKEINEAYEVLKDGDKRAAYDRYGHAAFEQGMGGGGPGFGAGFASSFSDIFEDLFGMAGQRGGRGGGRERGADLRYNMEITLEEAFQGKTAQIEIPVSVTCEPCSGTGAKAGTKPKTCSMCGGAGRVRQAQGFFTLERTCPTCQGRGQMIEDACPGCSGSGRVTRDRTLSVNIPQGVEDGTRIRLAGEGEAGVRGGPPGDLYIFLSLSTHEFFQRDGADLHCRVPISMVAAALGGEFEVPTIDKGKTKVKVPPGTQSGRRFRIASKGMPVLRSRQTGDMYVQVMVETPQNLTKKQQELLSEFEKLSSGATQPEAAGFFTKVKDFFGTRAGS from the coding sequence ATGTCCACCACCAAGCGCTGCTATTACGAAACCCTGGAAGTCGAACGGACCGCGGACGATTCGAAGCTCAAGGCGGCGTTCCGCAAGCTCGCGATGAAATGGCATCCGGACAAGAATCCGGGCGATGCCTCGAGCGAAGTGAAGTTCAAGGAAATCAACGAAGCCTACGAGGTCCTCAAGGACGGCGACAAGCGCGCCGCCTATGACCGCTATGGCCATGCCGCGTTCGAGCAGGGCATGGGCGGCGGTGGTCCCGGATTCGGCGCCGGCTTCGCCTCGTCCTTCTCCGATATTTTCGAAGACCTGTTCGGCATGGCCGGCCAGCGCGGTGGCCGCGGCGGCGGTCGCGAGCGTGGCGCCGACCTGCGCTACAACATGGAAATCACGCTGGAAGAAGCTTTTCAGGGCAAGACCGCGCAGATCGAGATTCCGGTCTCGGTTACCTGCGAGCCCTGTTCGGGCACCGGCGCCAAGGCCGGTACCAAGCCGAAGACCTGCTCGATGTGCGGCGGCGCCGGCCGGGTCCGCCAGGCCCAGGGCTTCTTCACCCTGGAACGCACCTGCCCGACCTGTCAGGGCCGCGGCCAGATGATCGAGGACGCCTGCCCGGGCTGCTCCGGTTCGGGGCGGGTCACGCGCGACCGCACGCTGTCGGTCAACATCCCCCAGGGCGTCGAGGACGGCACCCGCATCCGGCTCGCTGGCGAAGGCGAGGCCGGCGTCCGTGGCGGACCGCCCGGCGACCTCTATATTTTCCTGTCGCTGTCGACCCACGAATTCTTCCAGCGCGACGGCGCCGACCTGCATTGCCGGGTTCCAATCTCGATGGTGGCGGCAGCGCTTGGCGGCGAATTCGAGGTTCCGACCATCGACAAGGGCAAGACCAAGGTCAAAGTGCCGCCGGGAACGCAGTCCGGCCGCCGCTTCCGCATTGCATCGAAGGGTATGCCGGTGCTGCGGTCGCGCCAGACCGGTGACATGTACGTCCAGGTCATGGTCGAAACGCCGCAGAATCTGACCAAGAAGCAGCAGGAATTGCTGTCCGAGTTCGAAAAGCTGTCGTCCGGCGCAACCCAGCCGGAAGCCGCGGGCTTCTTCACCAAGGTCAAGGACTTCTTCGGCACCCGTGCCGGCTCGTAA
- a CDS encoding VOC family protein, whose product MTDLNEIEPPRIYPTLRYRDAEAMIRWLKEVFGFTERVVYRNDGVVHHAELAYGSSILMLGQCRDDQYGKLVGDIGARRTDALYVAVDDPDALYAKAKAAGASIEMELHNTDYGSRDFACRDPEGNLWSFGSYWPKVNEKPLAG is encoded by the coding sequence ATGACTGATCTGAATGAAATCGAGCCGCCGCGCATCTATCCCACGCTTCGCTACCGGGATGCCGAGGCGATGATCCGCTGGCTGAAGGAAGTCTTCGGCTTCACCGAGCGCGTCGTCTACCGCAACGACGGCGTGGTGCACCATGCCGAGCTCGCCTACGGGTCGTCCATCCTGATGCTGGGTCAATGCCGCGACGACCAATATGGCAAGCTCGTCGGAGATATCGGCGCGCGCCGGACCGACGCACTCTATGTTGCCGTCGACGATCCGGACGCGCTGTACGCCAAAGCCAAGGCTGCCGGCGCTAGCATCGAGATGGAACTGCACAATACCGATTACGGCAGCCGTGACTTCGCCTGCCGGGACCCGGAAGGCAATCTCTGGAGCTTCGGCAGCTACTGGCCGAAGGTCAACGAAAAGCCGTTGGCCGGATAG